The following are encoded in a window of Flavobacteriales bacterium genomic DNA:
- a CDS encoding transposase produces the protein MDCTDAQWEAVKDLLSPIQERTETRGRKPLDAREVFNGVLWICRTGARWQDLPPRYPPYQSCHRYFQRWCQQGVWDKVLWALAQDLKRRGKIDITECFIDGTFSSAKKGGSISARLSEVKAPRSWSSQTLLVFLSPYGPSEPAPTK, from the coding sequence ATGGACTGCACGGACGCCCAGTGGGAAGCGGTCAAGGACCTGCTCTCACCTATTCAAGAGAGGACCGAGACGCGTGGCAGGAAGCCACTGGATGCTCGGGAGGTGTTCAATGGGGTATTATGGATCTGCCGGACAGGAGCCAGATGGCAGGATCTTCCACCGCGCTACCCTCCTTACCAGTCGTGCCATCGGTACTTCCAGCGCTGGTGTCAGCAGGGCGTATGGGACAAGGTGCTGTGGGCCTTGGCGCAGGACCTCAAACGAAGAGGGAAGATCGACATCACAGAATGCTTCATCGATGGCACCTTCTCCAGTGCCAAAAAAGGGGGCTCCATATCGGCCCGACTAAGCGAGGTAAAGGCACCAAGATCATGGTCGTCACAGACGCTGCTGGTCTTCCTATCGCCGTACGGACCTTCGGAGCCAGCACCCACGAAGTGA
- a CDS encoding DUF3109 family protein, which produces MIEHRGTLISEDLFEERFVCDLNACKGACCVEGESGAPLEEEEAALIAELWPKIKPYIPESGRRAVAEFGTSVIDSDGDRVTPLVDGHKECAFTVFEKGVALCGIEKAWKDGAIPFRKPISCHLYPIRIAKLKFHDGLNYHRWHLCEPACACGAKLGVPVFRFLKEALVRKYGQVWYAELEEVFAAWKQTRGEV; this is translated from the coding sequence ATGATCGAACACCGCGGCACCCTCATCAGCGAGGACCTCTTCGAGGAGCGCTTCGTGTGCGACCTCAACGCGTGCAAGGGCGCCTGCTGCGTGGAGGGCGAGAGCGGCGCACCGCTGGAGGAGGAGGAGGCCGCGCTGATCGCCGAACTCTGGCCGAAGATCAAGCCGTACATCCCCGAAAGCGGCCGGCGCGCCGTGGCCGAATTCGGCACCAGCGTGATCGACAGCGATGGCGACCGCGTGACACCGCTGGTAGACGGCCACAAGGAATGCGCCTTCACCGTATTCGAAAAGGGCGTCGCGCTGTGCGGCATCGAAAAGGCATGGAAGGACGGCGCCATCCCCTTCCGCAAACCCATCAGCTGCCACCTCTACCCCATCCGCATCGCGAAGCTGAAGTTCCACGACGGGCTCAACTACCACCGCTGGCACCTGTGCGAGCCGGCCTGCGCGTGCGGCGCCAAGCTGGGCGTGCCGGTGTTCCGCTTTTTGAAGGAGGCACTGGTGCGCAAGTACGGGCAGGTGTGGTATGCGGAATTGGAGGAGGTGTTCGCGGCGTGGAAGCAGACACGCGGTGAGGTGTGA
- a CDS encoding cation:proton antiporter encodes MLLALPTIELKFPLENPVLIFSLVLFIILFGPLVLNRLRIPPIIGLIIAGAVIGPNGLNLMLRDASIVLFGTVGLLYIMFLAGLEIDMQEFKKNKYRSIVFGLFTFLIPMGIGAAVSFYVLGYPMNSSILLASMFASHTLIAYPIASRFGVIKNRAVNITVGGTIITDTLALLVLAVVVGMVQGDVGQAFWTRLGVSLAIFTFIVMWVFPWLARWFFKKEGDSISQYIFVLATVFLAAFLAELAGVEAIIGAFAAGLALNRLIPHTSPLMNRIEFVGNALFIPFFLIGVGMLVDYRIFFKGWETLKVAATMTVVATACKFIAAWLAKLSFRFSRDEFMMMFGLSNAQAAATLAAVTVGYKIILGVDANGNEVRLLSEAVLNGTIVMILVTCTISSFTVARAASRLAVLEEDEQLGPDDEATGRILVSLAGIETAEPLVELAVLMKQPKARERLYALHVVDEQSDGNGKRADGRKLLEQAVKQAAATDNTLEALVRHDINTASGLTFTIKEYQATDVVLGLTREGLDSDPSFGALTDAVLARSPKAVFIYRPLQPLGTVKRIIVAVPPKAEFEAGFVRWFDRVKALVKQTGATIRFHGTPSTLERLRILCERGADPLVAGYEVLDDWEDLLIIGRGLGRDDLLVVVAARKGSISYDPKMDKLPRQLGRYFTENGFLVIMPEQLGDDYLDKKDLNPAMTDMLEEGVKTLDSAGRFVKKVLKGGK; translated from the coding sequence ATGCTCCTCGCCCTGCCCACCATCGAGTTGAAGTTCCCGCTGGAGAACCCGGTGCTGATCTTCTCGCTGGTGCTCTTCATCATCCTTTTCGGGCCGCTGGTGCTCAACCGCCTGCGCATCCCGCCGATCATCGGGCTGATCATCGCCGGGGCGGTCATCGGGCCCAACGGCCTCAACCTCATGCTGCGCGACGCCAGCATCGTGCTCTTCGGCACGGTGGGCCTGCTCTACATCATGTTCCTGGCCGGGCTGGAGATCGACATGCAGGAGTTCAAGAAGAACAAGTACCGCAGCATCGTCTTCGGCCTGTTCACCTTCCTCATTCCCATGGGCATCGGCGCGGCGGTAAGTTTCTATGTCCTTGGTTACCCGATGAACTCCTCCATCCTGCTGGCCAGCATGTTCGCCTCGCATACGCTGATCGCCTACCCCATCGCCAGCCGTTTCGGGGTGATCAAGAACCGCGCGGTGAACATCACCGTGGGCGGCACCATCATCACCGACACGCTGGCCCTGTTGGTGCTGGCCGTGGTGGTGGGCATGGTGCAGGGCGATGTGGGCCAGGCCTTCTGGACGCGCTTGGGCGTGTCACTTGCCATTTTCACCTTCATCGTCATGTGGGTCTTCCCCTGGCTGGCCCGCTGGTTCTTCAAGAAGGAGGGCGACAGCATCTCGCAGTACATCTTCGTGCTGGCCACCGTGTTCCTGGCAGCGTTCCTTGCCGAGCTGGCCGGCGTGGAGGCCATCATCGGGGCCTTCGCGGCGGGGCTGGCGCTCAACCGGCTGATACCGCACACCTCGCCGCTGATGAACCGCATCGAGTTCGTCGGCAATGCGCTATTCATTCCCTTCTTCCTCATCGGCGTAGGCATGCTCGTGGACTATCGCATCTTCTTCAAGGGCTGGGAAACGCTGAAGGTGGCCGCCACCATGACCGTGGTGGCCACGGCCTGCAAGTTCATCGCCGCATGGCTGGCCAAGCTCAGCTTCCGGTTCTCCCGGGACGAGTTCATGATGATGTTCGGCCTGAGCAACGCGCAGGCGGCCGCCACCCTGGCCGCGGTGACCGTGGGCTACAAGATCATCCTGGGGGTGGACGCCAACGGCAACGAGGTGCGCCTGCTCAGCGAAGCCGTCCTCAATGGCACCATCGTGATGATCCTGGTCACCTGCACCATCAGCTCCTTCACCGTGGCGCGGGCGGCCAGCCGGTTGGCGGTGCTGGAGGAGGACGAGCAACTGGGCCCCGATGACGAGGCCACGGGCCGCATCCTGGTGAGCCTGGCCGGCATCGAGACCGCCGAGCCGCTGGTGGAACTGGCCGTGCTGATGAAACAGCCCAAGGCCCGCGAACGGCTTTATGCCCTGCACGTGGTGGACGAACAGAGCGATGGCAACGGCAAGCGCGCCGACGGCCGAAAGCTGCTGGAGCAGGCCGTGAAGCAGGCGGCCGCCACGGACAACACCCTGGAGGCGCTCGTGCGGCACGACATCAACACGGCCAGCGGACTCACCTTCACCATCAAGGAATACCAGGCCACCGATGTGGTGCTCGGCCTCACGCGCGAGGGTCTCGACAGCGACCCGAGCTTCGGCGCGCTCACTGATGCGGTGCTGGCCAGATCGCCGAAGGCCGTTTTCATCTACCGCCCCCTGCAGCCCCTGGGCACCGTCAAGCGCATCATCGTGGCCGTGCCGCCCAAGGCCGAGTTCGAGGCCGGCTTCGTGCGCTGGTTCGACCGGGTGAAGGCCCTGGTGAAGCAAACGGGCGCCACCATCCGCTTCCATGGCACGCCCTCCACGCTGGAGCGGTTGCGCATTCTCTGTGAGCGCGGTGCCGATCCATTGGTGGCCGGGTATGAGGTGCTCGATGATTGGGAGGACCTGCTGATCATCGGCCGTGGTCTGGGCCGCGACGACCTGCTGGTGGTGGTGGCCGCCCGGAAAGGCTCGATCAGCTACGACCCCAAGATGGACAAGCTGCCTCGCCAACTCGGCAGGTATTTCACGGAGAACGGCTTCCTGGTGATCATGCCCGAACAGCTTGGCGATGACTACCTGGACAAGAAGGACCTGAACCCCGCCATGACCGACATGCTGGAGGAAGGCGTGAAGACCCTGGACAGCGCCGGGCGTTTCGTGAAGAAGGTGCTGAAAGGTGGCAAGTAG
- a CDS encoding glycine--tRNA ligase, whose product MSQQEDRLKTLIGHAKEYGFVFPSSEIYDGLSATYDYGPYGAELKNNIRRYWWEAMVKLNENIVGIDAAIFMHPTVWKASGHVDAFNDPLIDNKDSKKRYRADVLLEEHIGKYEQKIAKEIEKAAKKFGEAFDEVQFRATNPNVKRSQERIDAVEGRMKEALNNNDLEAVRQLIIEEEIKCPVSGTANWTEVRQFNLMFATELGSVSGESSTIYLRPETAQGIFVNFLNVQKSARMKIPFGIAQTGKAFRNEIVARQFVFRMREFEQMEMQFFVKPGTEMEWYAHWKEYRMKWHRALGLPVENYRFHDHIKLAHYANAACDIEFQFPMGFKELEGIHSRTDFDLGSHEKFSGKKLQYFDPEANESYVPYVVETSIGLDRMFLAILSAAYDVEQLPTGESREVLRIPAALAPVKVAVLPLIKKDGLPEKAREIMDRLKLDHNCQYDEKDSIGKRYRRQDAIGTPYCITVDHETLVDNAVTIRERDSMQQERVPISEVERIVGEKVDMRGLLRML is encoded by the coding sequence ATGAGCCAACAGGAAGACCGCCTCAAGACCCTCATCGGCCATGCCAAGGAGTATGGCTTCGTGTTCCCCAGCAGCGAGATCTACGATGGCCTCAGTGCCACGTACGACTACGGCCCCTACGGCGCCGAGCTGAAGAACAATATCCGCCGCTACTGGTGGGAGGCCATGGTGAAGCTCAACGAGAACATCGTGGGCATCGACGCGGCCATCTTCATGCACCCCACCGTGTGGAAGGCCAGCGGCCACGTGGACGCCTTCAACGACCCGCTGATCGACAACAAGGACAGCAAGAAGCGCTACCGGGCGGACGTGCTGCTGGAGGAGCACATCGGCAAGTACGAGCAGAAGATCGCCAAGGAGATCGAGAAGGCGGCGAAGAAGTTCGGCGAGGCCTTCGACGAGGTGCAGTTCCGCGCCACCAACCCCAACGTGAAGCGCAGCCAGGAGCGCATCGATGCGGTGGAAGGGCGCATGAAGGAGGCCCTCAACAACAACGACCTGGAGGCCGTGCGCCAGCTGATCATCGAAGAGGAGATCAAATGCCCGGTGAGCGGCACCGCCAACTGGACCGAGGTGCGGCAGTTCAACCTGATGTTCGCCACCGAGCTGGGCAGCGTGAGCGGCGAGAGCAGCACCATCTACCTGCGGCCCGAAACGGCACAGGGCATCTTCGTGAACTTCCTCAATGTGCAGAAGAGCGCGCGGATGAAGATCCCCTTCGGCATAGCGCAGACCGGCAAGGCCTTCCGCAACGAGATCGTGGCGCGGCAGTTCGTGTTCCGCATGCGCGAGTTCGAGCAGATGGAGATGCAGTTCTTCGTGAAGCCCGGCACCGAGATGGAGTGGTACGCCCACTGGAAGGAGTACCGCATGAAGTGGCACCGCGCCCTGGGCCTGCCGGTGGAGAACTACCGGTTCCACGACCACATCAAGCTGGCGCACTACGCCAATGCCGCCTGCGACATCGAGTTCCAATTCCCCATGGGCTTCAAGGAGCTGGAGGGCATCCACAGCCGCACCGACTTCGACCTGGGCAGCCACGAGAAGTTCAGCGGCAAGAAGCTGCAGTACTTCGATCCCGAGGCCAACGAGAGTTACGTGCCCTATGTGGTGGAGACCAGCATCGGCCTCGATCGCATGTTCCTGGCCATCCTGAGCGCGGCCTACGATGTGGAGCAACTACCCACCGGTGAATCGCGCGAAGTGCTGCGCATCCCCGCCGCGCTGGCACCGGTGAAGGTGGCCGTATTGCCGTTGATCAAGAAGGACGGTCTACCAGAGAAGGCCCGCGAGATCATGGACCGCCTGAAGCTGGACCACAACTGCCAATACGACGAGAAGGACAGCATCGGCAAGCGCTACCGCCGCCAGGACGCCATTGGCACGCCGTACTGCATCACGGTGGACCACGAGACCTTGGTGGACAACGCCGTTACCATTCGCGAACGCGACAGCATGCAGCAGGAACGTGTACCCATCAGCGAGGTGGAGCGGATCGTGGGCGAGAAGGTGGATATGAGGGGGTTGTTGAGGATGCTGTGA
- a CDS encoding ribonucleotide-diphosphate reductase subunit beta: protein MNQQKPETQTSLEDILPADPAAANEPLLKENKDRFVIFPIQHNDIWQFYKKHEAAFWTAEEIDLHADLVDWNDKLNDDERFFIKHVLAFFAASDGIVNENLAENFLHEVQYPEARFFYGFQIMMENIHSETYSLLIDTLIKDPIEKDRLLHAIDTVPCVSRKAEWALRWISKGSFAERLIAFAAVEGIFFSGSFCSIFWLKKRGLMPGLSFSNELISRDEGLHCDFACLLYTKHLLNKLPKKTVETIIRDAVEIEKEFVTDALPVNLIGMNAKLMQQYIEFVADRLLVELGNEKVYNAMNPFDFMEMISLQGKTNFFEKRVGEYQKAGVLNKGGKDEAKFTLDADF from the coding sequence ATGAACCAACAAAAGCCCGAGACCCAGACCAGCCTGGAGGATATCCTCCCCGCCGATCCCGCCGCCGCCAACGAACCGCTGCTCAAGGAGAACAAGGACCGTTTCGTCATCTTCCCCATCCAACACAACGACATCTGGCAGTTCTACAAGAAGCATGAGGCCGCCTTCTGGACCGCCGAGGAGATCGACCTGCATGCCGACCTGGTTGACTGGAACGACAAGCTCAACGACGACGAGCGCTTCTTCATCAAACACGTGCTGGCCTTTTTCGCCGCCAGCGACGGCATCGTCAACGAGAACCTCGCCGAGAACTTCCTCCATGAGGTGCAGTACCCCGAGGCACGTTTCTTCTACGGGTTCCAGATCATGATGGAGAACATCCACAGCGAGACCTACAGCCTGCTGATCGACACCCTGATCAAGGACCCCATCGAGAAGGACCGCCTGCTGCACGCCATCGACACCGTGCCCTGCGTGAGCCGCAAGGCCGAATGGGCCCTGCGCTGGATCAGCAAGGGCAGCTTCGCCGAGCGCCTCATCGCCTTCGCCGCCGTGGAGGGCATCTTCTTCAGCGGCAGCTTCTGCTCCATCTTCTGGCTGAAGAAGCGCGGTCTGATGCCCGGCCTCTCCTTCAGCAACGAACTCATCAGCCGTGATGAGGGCCTGCATTGCGACTTCGCCTGCCTGCTCTACACCAAGCACCTGCTGAACAAGCTCCCCAAGAAGACCGTGGAGACCATCATCCGTGACGCGGTGGAGATCGAGAAGGAGTTCGTCACCGACGCACTGCCCGTGAACCTGATCGGCATGAACGCCAAGCTCATGCAGCAATACATCGAGTTCGTGGCCGATCGCCTGCTGGTGGAACTGGGCAACGAGAAGGTCTACAACGCCATGAACCCCTTCGACTTCATGGAGATGATCTCCCTGCAGGGCAAGACCAACTTCTTCGAGAAGCGCGTGGGCGAGTACCAGAAGGCCGGCGTGCTCAACAAGGGCGGGAAGGACGAGGCCAAGTTCACCCTGGACGCTGATTTCTAG
- a CDS encoding ribonucleoside-diphosphate reductase subunit alpha: MYVIKRDGRREAVKFDKITARVKKLCYGLDPSVDATAVTLKVIDGIFDGVTTTQLDNLTAEVSATMTVKHPDYAQLASRIAVSNLHKNTKKSFSDVMKDLHEYIDPKTGEKASLIADDVMAIIRAHADTLDSAIIYDRDFNYDYFGFKTLERSYLLRLHGQVVERPQHMLMRVALGIHKTDLDSAIETYNALSEGWYTHATPTLFNAGTPKPQMSSCFLLQLKDDSISGIYDTLKQCAQISQSAGGIGLSVHNLRAKGSYIKGTNGTSNGIVPMLRVFNDTARYVDQGGGKRKGSFAIYLEPWHADVFDFLELKKNHGKEEMRARDLFFALWIPDLFMKRVEQGADWTLMCPNECPGLADTWGAEFEALYERYEQEGKGRGTVKAQDLWFKVLESQIETGTPYILFKDAANGKSNQQNLGTIKSSNLCTEIIEYTSPDEVAVCNLGSIALPKFVHKGKFDHDKLFAITYQLTKNLNRVIDQNYYPIPEARRSNMRHRPIGIGVQGLADAFILMRHPFDSVEAKVLNREIFETIYYAAMTASKDLAKEEGPYETYKGSPVSEGVFQFDMWGVKPSDRWEWDVLREEVKTHGVRNSLLLAPMPTASTAQILGNNECFEPYTSNIYTRRVLSGEFVVVNKYLLRDLVKLGLWGEDLKNKIIAANGSVQHIPEIPQNLKELYKTAWEISQKVIIDMAADRGAYICQSQSLNIFMENANFGKLTSMHFYSWKAGLKTGMYYLRTKAATDAIKFTVDKSKLSEAKSREAGAKLAEPGVKVKEPASAKAMAGERVREAVVAGNGAPTGGAAVLETAHSAPTLARMATAEARAPQPASAAEQEADDLPMSAVEKQNAERMNALSKQAEAQAQIACSLDDPEGCEMCSG; encoded by the coding sequence ATGTACGTCATCAAGCGCGACGGCCGCCGGGAGGCGGTGAAGTTCGACAAGATCACCGCCCGGGTGAAGAAACTGTGCTACGGCCTGGACCCCTCCGTGGACGCCACCGCGGTGACCCTCAAGGTGATCGACGGCATCTTCGACGGCGTCACCACCACCCAGCTGGACAACCTCACCGCCGAGGTGAGCGCCACCATGACGGTGAAGCACCCGGACTACGCCCAGCTCGCCAGCCGCATCGCCGTCAGCAACCTGCACAAGAACACCAAGAAGTCCTTCAGCGACGTGATGAAGGACCTCCACGAGTACATCGACCCGAAGACCGGCGAGAAGGCCAGCCTGATCGCCGATGACGTGATGGCCATCATCCGCGCGCACGCCGACACGCTGGACAGCGCCATCATCTACGACCGCGACTTCAACTACGACTACTTCGGCTTCAAGACCCTGGAGCGCAGCTACCTCCTGCGCCTGCACGGCCAGGTGGTGGAGCGCCCCCAGCACATGCTCATGCGCGTGGCCCTCGGCATCCACAAGACGGACCTGGACAGCGCCATCGAGACCTACAACGCGTTGAGCGAGGGCTGGTACACCCACGCCACGCCCACGCTCTTCAACGCCGGCACGCCCAAGCCGCAGATGAGCAGCTGCTTCCTGCTGCAACTGAAGGACGACAGCATCAGCGGCATCTACGACACCCTGAAGCAGTGCGCCCAGATCAGCCAGAGCGCCGGCGGCATCGGCCTCAGCGTACACAACCTGCGCGCGAAGGGCAGCTACATCAAGGGCACCAACGGCACCAGCAACGGCATCGTGCCCATGCTGCGCGTGTTCAACGACACGGCCCGCTACGTGGACCAGGGCGGCGGCAAGCGCAAGGGCAGCTTCGCCATCTACCTGGAGCCCTGGCACGCCGACGTGTTCGACTTTTTGGAACTGAAGAAGAACCACGGCAAGGAGGAGATGCGCGCCCGCGACCTCTTCTTCGCCCTGTGGATCCCCGACCTCTTCATGAAGCGCGTGGAGCAGGGCGCCGACTGGACCCTGATGTGCCCCAACGAATGCCCCGGCCTGGCCGACACCTGGGGCGCGGAGTTCGAGGCGCTGTACGAGCGGTACGAGCAGGAGGGCAAGGGCCGCGGCACCGTGAAGGCGCAGGACCTCTGGTTCAAGGTCCTGGAGAGCCAGATTGAGACCGGCACGCCCTACATCCTCTTCAAGGACGCCGCCAACGGCAAGAGCAACCAGCAGAACCTGGGCACCATCAAGAGCAGCAACCTCTGCACGGAGATCATCGAGTACACCAGCCCCGACGAGGTGGCCGTGTGCAACCTGGGCTCCATCGCCCTGCCCAAGTTCGTCCACAAGGGCAAGTTCGACCACGACAAGCTCTTCGCCATCACCTACCAGCTCACGAAGAACCTCAACCGGGTCATCGACCAGAACTACTACCCCATTCCCGAGGCGCGCCGCAGCAACATGCGCCACCGCCCCATCGGCATCGGCGTGCAGGGCCTGGCGGACGCCTTCATACTCATGCGCCACCCCTTCGACAGCGTGGAGGCCAAGGTGCTGAACCGCGAGATCTTCGAGACCATCTACTACGCCGCCATGACCGCCAGCAAGGACCTGGCGAAGGAGGAGGGCCCCTACGAGACCTACAAGGGCAGCCCGGTGAGCGAGGGCGTCTTCCAGTTCGACATGTGGGGCGTGAAGCCCAGCGACCGCTGGGAGTGGGACGTGCTGCGCGAGGAGGTGAAGACCCACGGCGTGCGCAACAGCCTGCTGCTGGCGCCCATGCCCACGGCCAGCACCGCCCAGATCCTGGGCAACAACGAATGCTTCGAGCCCTACACCAGCAACATCTACACGCGGCGCGTGCTCAGCGGCGAGTTCGTGGTGGTGAACAAGTACCTGCTGCGCGACCTGGTGAAGCTGGGCCTCTGGGGCGAGGACCTCAAGAACAAGATCATCGCCGCCAACGGCAGCGTGCAGCACATCCCGGAGATCCCGCAGAACCTGAAGGAGCTGTACAAGACAGCGTGGGAGATCAGCCAGAAGGTGATCATCGACATGGCCGCCGACCGCGGCGCGTACATCTGCCAAAGCCAGAGCCTGAACATCTTCATGGAGAACGCCAACTTCGGCAAGCTTACCAGCATGCACTTCTACAGCTGGAAGGCGGGCCTGAAGACCGGCATGTACTACCTGCGCACCAAGGCCGCCACGGACGCCATCAAGTTCACGGTTGATAAGAGCAAATTGAGCGAAGCGAAATCCCGTGAAGCGGGAGCGAAGCTGGCGGAGCCCGGGGTGAAGGTGAAAGAGCCCGCCTCCGCCAAGGCTATGGCGGGTGAAAGAGTGCGAGAGGCCGTGGTGGCTGGCAATGGTGCGCCCACAGGCGGCGCCGCGGTGCTGGAGACCGCGCACAGCGCGCCCACCCTCGCGCGCATGGCCACGGCGGAAGCGCGCGCGCCGCAACCCGCCAGCGCAGCGGAGCAGGAAGCGGACGACCTGCCCATGAGCGCCGTGGAGAAGCAGAACGCCGAACGCATGAACGCCCTGAGCAAGCAGGCCGAGGCGCAAGCGCAAATCGCCTGCTCGCTGGATGATCCGGAGGGGTGTGAGATGTGTAGTGGGTAG
- a CDS encoding IS5 family transposase — MVVTDAAGLPIAVRTFGASTHEVKLVTQTLAARFMEELPQVLIGDKAYDSDQLDRKLKRRKVRMIAPNRAGRSKSQDGRELRRYKRRWKVERCFAWLNNFRRTVVRYEYHSINFLGFVQLACAMILMRKLF; from the coding sequence ATGGTCGTCACAGACGCTGCTGGTCTTCCTATCGCCGTACGGACCTTCGGAGCCAGCACCCACGAAGTGAAGCTCGTGACCCAAACGCTGGCCGCGCGTTTCATGGAAGAATTGCCCCAAGTGCTCATCGGCGACAAGGCCTACGATAGCGATCAGCTCGATCGCAAGCTCAAGCGCAGGAAGGTCCGCATGATCGCACCGAACCGCGCAGGGCGTTCAAAATCCCAAGATGGAAGGGAGCTTCGCAGATACAAGCGGAGATGGAAGGTGGAGCGATGCTTCGCCTGGCTCAACAACTTCAGGCGTACTGTGGTCCGCTACGAGTATCACAGCATCAACTTCCTGGGCTTCGTCCAGCTCGCTTGTGCCATGATCCTCATGCGCAAACTATTTTGA
- a CDS encoding OmpA family protein: MERSFFILILTGVLHVPGFGQDQPPNLIANGDFQQISRKVTTWDQLDRADGWSNANAGSVDLFGAGACANSTGSPNNALGSSAAFSGDHYAGFVAFKDDQRWNPKRSVNGRSEEATRPAWNQYSEYLQTALNAPLAAGQDYEVSFRVKLAQESDRAVAGIGAHLSPAALAQRTNAHLTMMPEVFTRTVISERGNWTEVKGVFKAEGDERFLVIGAFPAAGLEPQKVIEGGDSQRAYYYIDGISVRLKPEDDRDKDGIPDKDDLCPDQAGPAATQGCPDSDGDGVADKDDKCPTAAGMAKWDGCPDSDGDGIPDHLDKCPNVAGVAAMKGCPEVKEETRRLFEKALTGVKFETGSARITKASLGILDDVVKVMEDHPSYNLDIHGHTDNTGNADKNLQLSKDRAASVKAYLVSKGVEAARLRSEGFGQTSPIGDNGTAEGRARNRRVEFKVTFFD, translated from the coding sequence ATGGAACGATCATTTTTCATACTCATACTTACAGGAGTCCTCCACGTGCCTGGCTTCGGCCAGGACCAACCGCCGAACCTCATCGCCAACGGCGACTTCCAGCAGATAAGCCGCAAGGTCACCACGTGGGACCAACTGGACCGGGCCGATGGCTGGAGCAATGCCAATGCGGGGTCCGTGGATCTGTTCGGTGCTGGCGCTTGCGCGAACAGCACCGGCTCGCCGAACAACGCACTGGGCTCCAGCGCAGCATTCAGCGGCGACCATTATGCCGGATTCGTGGCGTTCAAGGATGACCAGCGCTGGAACCCCAAACGATCCGTGAATGGTCGTTCCGAAGAGGCCACCCGACCCGCGTGGAACCAATACAGCGAATACTTGCAGACCGCACTCAATGCTCCACTTGCTGCGGGACAGGACTATGAGGTCTCCTTCCGCGTGAAGCTGGCGCAGGAAAGCGATCGGGCCGTGGCTGGCATCGGCGCTCATCTGTCCCCTGCAGCCCTGGCCCAACGCACCAACGCGCACCTCACCATGATGCCTGAAGTGTTCACCCGAACGGTGATCAGCGAGCGTGGCAACTGGACCGAAGTAAAGGGCGTATTCAAGGCGGAAGGGGATGAACGCTTCTTGGTGATCGGTGCCTTTCCGGCAGCAGGCCTCGAGCCTCAAAAGGTGATCGAAGGGGGTGACAGCCAGCGTGCCTATTACTACATCGACGGCATAAGCGTGCGCCTGAAGCCAGAAGATGATCGCGACAAGGATGGCATTCCCGACAAGGATGACCTGTGCCCGGATCAAGCGGGACCGGCTGCCACCCAAGGTTGCCCGGACAGCGATGGTGATGGCGTTGCTGACAAGGACGACAAATGCCCCACTGCGGCCGGTATGGCCAAGTGGGATGGCTGCCCCGATAGCGATGGGGACGGCATACCGGACCATTTGGACAAATGCCCGAACGTGGCTGGCGTAGCGGCCATGAAAGGCTGCCCTGAGGTGAAGGAAGAGACGCGCCGCCTCTTCGAGAAGGCCCTCACCGGTGTGAAGTTCGAGACCGGCAGCGCCAGGATCACCAAGGCCAGCCTGGGCATCCTGGACGATGTTGTGAAGGTGATGGAAGATCACCCCTCCTACAACCTGGACATCCACGGCCACACGGACAACACCGGAAATGCGGACAAGAACCTGCAACTGAGCAAGGACCGCGCTGCATCAGTGAAGGCCTACCTGGTAAGCAAGGGGGTGGAAGCCGCACGCTTGCGCAGTGAAGGCTTCGGGCAGACAAGCCCCATAGGGGACAACGGTACCGCGGAAGGCCGCGCCAGGAACCGCCGCGTCGAATTCAAGGTGACCTTCTTCGACTAA